A single window of Halotalea alkalilenta DNA harbors:
- a CDS encoding HU family DNA-binding protein → MRKPELAAAIAEQADLSKDKASQVLNVILEEITASVAKGDDVTLVGFGSFTVRERAERTGKNPQTGAPLTIPASKNVSFKPGKGLKDAVSSK, encoded by the coding sequence ATGCGTAAACCAGAACTCGCAGCGGCAATCGCCGAGCAGGCCGATCTCTCCAAGGACAAGGCCAGCCAGGTGCTGAACGTGATCCTCGAAGAGATCACCGCCAGTGTCGCCAAGGGTGACGACGTCACCTTGGTCGGCTTCGGTTCTTTCACCGTTCGCGAGCGTGCCGAGCGCACCGGCAAGAACCCGCAGACGGGCGCTCCGCTGACCATTCCAGCGAGCAAGAACGTAAGCTTCAAGCCCGGCAAGGGCCTCAAAGACGCCGTTTCCAGCAAGTAA
- the phoB gene encoding phosphate regulon transcriptional regulator PhoB, giving the protein MTRTVLIVDDESSIRDMIAIALEMADFQVLEADSAQRALALAVDERPDMILLDWMMPGISGVELARRLKREETTREIPVILLTAKGEEDNKVQGLEAGADDYITKPFSPRELIARMRAVLRRAAPASQGVIEVDGLSINTESQRISIDNEPIDMGPTEYRLLAFFMSHQERAYSRAQLLDQVWGASVYVEERTVDVHIRRLRKALGERHDYLIQTVRGTGYRFSRQRSRA; this is encoded by the coding sequence ATGACCCGAACCGTGTTGATCGTCGATGACGAATCCTCCATCCGCGATATGATCGCGATCGCCCTGGAGATGGCCGACTTCCAGGTCCTCGAGGCCGACAGCGCGCAGCGGGCGCTGGCGCTGGCCGTCGACGAACGTCCCGATATGATCCTGCTCGACTGGATGATGCCCGGCATCAGCGGCGTCGAGCTGGCGAGAAGGCTCAAGCGCGAGGAGACCACTCGGGAAATCCCGGTGATCCTGCTCACCGCCAAGGGCGAGGAGGACAACAAGGTGCAAGGGCTCGAAGCCGGCGCCGACGACTACATCACCAAGCCGTTCTCGCCCCGCGAGCTGATCGCGCGGATGCGCGCAGTGCTGCGCAGGGCGGCGCCCGCGAGCCAGGGCGTGATCGAGGTCGATGGCCTGTCGATCAATACCGAGAGCCAGCGAATCAGCATCGACAACGAGCCGATCGACATGGGACCGACCGAATATCGCCTGCTGGCGTTCTTCATGTCCCACCAGGAGCGCGCCTACTCTCGCGCACAACTGCTCGACCAGGTCTGGGGCGCCAGCGTCTATGTCGAGGAGCGCACGGTCGACGTGCACATTCGCCGCTTGCGCAAGGCGCTCGGTGAGCGTCACGATTACCTGATCCAGACGGTGCGCGGCACCGGCTATAGGTTCTCACGCCAGCGCTCACGCGCCTGA
- the ubiA gene encoding 4-hydroxybenzoate octaprenyltransferase has product MSAFTALQTGPLRRLPDFARLMRLDRPIGTWLLMWPTLCALWLAADGMPSRHILVIFVLGVYLMRAAGCIINDYADRNFDGHVKRTKERPLATGRISAREALTLFAILLVAAFVLVCFTNPFTVMLSFGAAALAALYPFMKRYTHLPQLVLGAAFSWSIPMAFAAVTGSVPAAAWWLFFANLVWTLMYDTQYAMVDRDDDLKIGVKSTAILFGSLDLAILAMLQALVLLLLIGLGLSFSLDGYFWIMLLGIAALFVHQQWLTRHRSREGCFQAFLNNHWVGVVMFAGISLATWPA; this is encoded by the coding sequence ATGTCCGCCTTCACCGCTCTTCAAACCGGTCCGCTGCGCCGCCTGCCCGACTTCGCCCGACTGATGCGCCTCGACCGCCCGATCGGCACCTGGCTGCTGATGTGGCCCACCCTCTGCGCCCTGTGGCTGGCCGCGGACGGTATGCCCAGCCGTCACATCCTGGTGATCTTCGTGCTCGGCGTCTATCTCATGCGCGCCGCCGGCTGCATCATCAACGACTACGCCGACCGCAACTTCGACGGCCACGTCAAGCGCACCAAGGAGCGGCCGCTGGCGACCGGGCGCATCTCTGCGCGCGAGGCATTGACGCTGTTCGCGATACTGTTGGTGGCGGCCTTCGTGCTGGTCTGTTTCACCAATCCGTTCACCGTGATGCTTTCTTTCGGCGCAGCCGCGCTGGCGGCGCTCTATCCGTTCATGAAGCGCTACACCCATCTGCCCCAGTTGGTACTTGGCGCCGCGTTCAGCTGGAGCATCCCGATGGCCTTCGCCGCGGTGACCGGCAGCGTGCCCGCCGCCGCCTGGTGGCTGTTCTTCGCCAACCTGGTGTGGACGCTGATGTACGACACCCAGTATGCGATGGTCGATCGCGACGACGACCTCAAGATCGGGGTCAAATCGACCGCGATACTGTTCGGCTCGCTGGACCTGGCCATCCTGGCGATGCTCCAGGCACTGGTCCTGCTGCTGCTCATCGGGCTCGGACTCTCGTTCTCCCTGGACGGCTACTTCTGGATCATGCTGCTGGGAATCGCTGCGCTGTTCGTTCATCAGCAATGGCTGACCCGGCATCGCTCGCGCGAGGGCTGCTTCCAGGCCTTTCTCAACAACCACTGGGTCGGTGTAGTGATGTTCGCCGGCATCAGTCTGGCCACCTGGCCCGCCTGA
- a CDS encoding BPSL1445 family SYLF domain-containing lipoprotein — protein MRNKEYWLRRTGAVTLAALLAGGALAGCTTTTPQDRSDAMTQQRQIDNDVQQALERLYRASPEARELVSRAKGVLVFPGVIGASFVVGAEHGDGALLIGNQTSGYYTTTAGSIGFQAGAQSRAIIYLFMTDQALRDFTSSNGWTVGADASVAVADIGASGNINTNTMQQPIIGFVMNNAGIQAGVSLQGAKISPR, from the coding sequence ATGCGAAACAAGGAATATTGGCTGCGTCGTACCGGTGCGGTTACGCTCGCCGCGCTGCTTGCGGGCGGTGCACTGGCCGGTTGTACCACCACCACGCCCCAGGATCGCAGCGATGCGATGACCCAGCAGCGACAGATCGACAACGACGTCCAGCAGGCCCTCGAGCGGCTCTATCGGGCCTCGCCCGAGGCTCGCGAGCTGGTTTCCAGGGCCAAGGGCGTGCTGGTGTTTCCCGGGGTGATCGGTGCCAGCTTCGTGGTTGGTGCCGAGCACGGCGATGGCGCCTTGCTGATCGGCAACCAGACCTCGGGCTACTACACCACCACTGCCGGTTCGATAGGGTTCCAGGCCGGCGCTCAGTCGCGGGCGATCATCTATCTGTTCATGACCGATCAGGCACTGCGTGACTTCACCAGCAGCAACGGCTGGACCGTCGGGGCCGATGCCAGCGTGGCGGTGGCCGACATTGGTGCGAGTGGCAACATCAATACCAACACCATGCAGCAGCCGATCATCGGATTCGTGATGAACAACGCGGGAATCCAGGCCGGCGTTTCGCTGCAAGGCGCGAAGATCAGCCCGCGCTGA
- the cysZ gene encoding sulfate transporter CysZ, which translates to MLEGLNALRLGIRLVLSAGLRRYVIVPVLINLVLYAITITLLVRGFSSWMDQWMALVPSWLGWLDWLIVPLLAIALLIPAFFTFTLMVNLIASPFYGFLAEAVERRLGGGSEDSRSLGRQAIDSFKRELHKLAYILPRMALLFAAGFVPGLNLFTPFLWMLFSAWCMAIQYLDYAMDNHGVSFPRMRGLLAAGWWRTLGFGAAVSLTVWIPLLNLVVMPGAVAAGAVMWQRRYAALNAEGRSLQVKD; encoded by the coding sequence ATGCTCGAAGGCTTGAATGCCCTGCGCCTCGGTATCCGTCTCGTGCTCTCCGCGGGACTTCGCCGCTACGTGATCGTGCCGGTGCTCATCAACCTGGTGCTCTACGCGATCACCATCACTTTGCTGGTGCGCGGTTTCTCCTCGTGGATGGATCAATGGATGGCGCTGGTGCCCAGTTGGCTCGGCTGGCTCGACTGGTTGATCGTCCCACTGCTGGCGATCGCGCTGCTGATCCCTGCGTTTTTCACCTTCACCTTGATGGTCAACCTGATCGCCTCGCCCTTCTATGGCTTTCTCGCCGAAGCCGTGGAGCGCCGGCTTGGCGGCGGCAGCGAGGATTCACGCAGTCTTGGACGCCAGGCCATCGACAGCTTCAAGCGAGAACTGCACAAGCTCGCCTACATCCTGCCGCGCATGGCGCTGCTGTTCGCCGCCGGCTTCGTGCCGGGGCTCAATCTGTTCACGCCGTTTCTCTGGATGCTGTTCTCGGCTTGGTGCATGGCGATCCAGTATCTCGACTATGCGATGGACAACCACGGGGTGAGCTTTCCACGCATGCGCGGGCTGCTTGCTGCGGGCTGGTGGCGAACGCTCGGTTTCGGCGCTGCGGTGAGCCTGACGGTATGGATTCCGCTGCTGAACCTGGTGGTGATGCCCGGTGCGGTGGCCGCCGGTGCGGTGATGTGGCAGAGACGCTATGCGGCCTTGAATGCCGAGGGGCGATCTTTGCAGGTCAAAGATTAA
- the phoU gene encoding phosphate signaling complex protein PhoU, which yields MDISSEQHSQHISRQFNQELEGLKTHLMAMGGLVEKQILDALTALLDGNGELAEEVRRFDHEVNEMQLQLDDECTHILARRQPAASDLRLVLAVIRAASDLERMGDEADKIARHALALMGGQHNDRGFVEIRRVGAMVRDMVRNALTAFARFDTKLALEVRRADTEVDNEYKSALRSLVTFMMEDPASISGVLDVLWVLRALERIGDHADNLAESVIYLVKGLDLRHTHLRDLDEKDLDDIG from the coding sequence ATGGATATTTCCAGCGAACAACATAGCCAGCACATCTCCCGCCAGTTCAATCAGGAGCTCGAGGGACTCAAGACCCATTTGATGGCGATGGGCGGTCTGGTCGAGAAACAGATCCTCGATGCGCTCACCGCACTGCTCGACGGCAATGGCGAACTCGCCGAGGAGGTGCGCCGCTTCGACCATGAAGTCAACGAGATGCAGCTGCAGCTCGATGACGAGTGCACCCATATCCTCGCCCGTCGACAGCCCGCCGCCTCCGACCTGCGCTTGGTGCTGGCGGTGATCCGTGCCGCCTCCGACCTCGAGCGAATGGGTGACGAAGCGGACAAGATCGCTCGCCACGCCTTGGCGTTGATGGGTGGGCAGCACAATGACCGCGGTTTCGTCGAAATCCGCCGGGTCGGCGCGATGGTGCGGGACATGGTGCGCAACGCGCTGACCGCTTTCGCCCGCTTCGATACCAAGCTCGCCCTCGAAGTGCGTCGCGCCGACACCGAGGTCGACAATGAGTACAAGAGCGCGCTGCGTTCGCTGGTCACCTTCATGATGGAGGACCCGGCATCGATCTCCGGCGTACTCGACGTGCTCTGGGTGCTGCGTGCGCTCGAGCGGATCGGCGACCATGCCGACAACCTCGCCGAATCGGTGATCTATCTGGTCAAGGGCCTCGACCTGCGCCACACTCATCTGCGCGATCTCGACGAGAAGGATCTCGACGATATTGGTTGA
- the phoR gene encoding phosphate regulon sensor histidine kinase PhoR → MRHWTREFLLLALCGALGTLLGGHYGHSGFGLAAGLGLYLLLTFRQLRRLYRWAKAPDSANPPSATGLWGELFDRLYRYQKQERQQQAHLQGVIDRVERSSEAMYDAMVILDAHAALDSWNAAATRMLGFEQPQDRGQHVTNLLRHPRFVHYFLAQNYDDPLELPSPVDESRTLQFQITPFGDHERLMVVRDITRLQRLEQMRRDFVANVSHELRTPLTVFTGYLEPLAQAAETALPPRLARGVAQMEQQADRMRHLIDDLLMLSRLENEQSFSPRIAVDVAALIQQVHSDGVALSKGRQNFELKIETSAELLGAREELRSALTNLVSNAVRYAGNGRRIELRWYLADSGEGRLSVSDDGEGIERRHLSRLTERFYRVDKSRSSATGGTGLGLAIVKHVLLRHQGRLEIESSLGRGARFTLCFPAERVSLPTPSDACAD, encoded by the coding sequence ATGCGCCATTGGACCCGCGAATTCTTGCTGCTCGCTCTATGCGGCGCGCTCGGCACCCTGCTGGGTGGGCACTACGGCCACTCCGGCTTCGGCCTTGCCGCCGGACTGGGACTCTACCTGCTTCTGACCTTTCGCCAGCTCAGGCGGCTGTATCGCTGGGCCAAGGCTCCAGATAGCGCCAATCCACCGTCGGCCACCGGGCTTTGGGGCGAGCTGTTCGATCGCCTCTACCGCTACCAGAAGCAGGAGCGCCAGCAGCAGGCCCACCTGCAGGGCGTGATCGATCGCGTCGAGCGCTCCTCGGAGGCGATGTACGACGCGATGGTGATCCTCGACGCCCACGCGGCGCTGGACAGCTGGAACGCGGCGGCGACCAGGATGCTCGGCTTCGAGCAGCCTCAGGATCGCGGCCAGCACGTCACCAACCTGCTGCGCCATCCGCGCTTCGTCCACTACTTCCTCGCCCAGAACTACGATGATCCGCTCGAACTGCCTTCGCCGGTCGACGAGTCGCGCACCTTGCAGTTCCAGATCACCCCGTTCGGCGATCACGAGCGCTTGATGGTGGTACGCGACATCACCCGACTGCAGCGACTCGAGCAGATGCGCCGCGACTTCGTCGCCAACGTCTCGCACGAGCTGCGCACCCCGCTGACGGTGTTCACCGGCTATCTCGAGCCACTGGCCCAGGCCGCTGAAACCGCGCTGCCGCCCAGGCTCGCGCGCGGCGTCGCGCAGATGGAGCAGCAGGCCGACCGCATGCGCCACCTGATCGACGACCTGCTGATGCTGTCGCGGCTCGAAAACGAGCAGAGCTTCTCGCCGCGTATCGCCGTCGATGTCGCCGCACTGATCCAACAGGTGCACAGCGACGGCGTCGCGCTGTCGAAGGGTCGCCAGAACTTCGAGCTCAAGATCGAGACCTCCGCTGAGCTGCTCGGCGCCCGCGAGGAGCTGCGCAGCGCGCTGACCAACCTGGTCTCCAACGCCGTACGCTACGCCGGCAACGGCCGCCGTATCGAACTGCGCTGGTACTTGGCCGACAGCGGCGAAGGCCGCCTGTCGGTGAGCGACGATGGCGAAGGCATCGAGCGGCGCCACCTTTCCCGTCTTACCGAGCGCTTCTACCGCGTCGACAAGAGCCGCTCCAGCGCGACCGGTGGCACCGGCCTTGGGCTTGCGATCGTCAAGCACGTGCTGCTGCGCCACCAGGGCCGGCTGGAGATCGAATCGAGCCTCGGCCGCGGCGCCCGCTTCACCCTCTGCTTCCCCGCCGAGCGGGTCAGCCTGCCGACGCCCAGCGACGCCTGCGCCGATTGA
- a CDS encoding N-acetylmuramoyl-L-alanine amidase, whose product MSSFSMTCCEIRPAMPKRFLSLAFALLLAGCAGAPPAPTPPSPPQVPTPVVEVLDFETPVIQDRAPARRYSAEEGRALERRSGYRVDHSVRSAGVNQRVRYLVIHYTGGDDAAALRALTGSQVGTHYLVLDQPGEFQQQPVVLQLADESMRAWHAGVSAWGDREGLNDTSIGIEIVNPGFTQTPSGLSWSPFSESQIQLVIALAKDIVQRYDIEPTNVVAHSDISPGRKLDPGPFFPWQRLAQAGVGAWPERATVARYLNQFSNGRVPSVRALQQGLARYGYRLEQTGRMDDQTLRVLKSFQMRFRPTDHTGFYDAESAAILFALIEKYHGPAQAGAILASS is encoded by the coding sequence GTGTCGAGCTTTTCCATGACCTGCTGCGAGATTCGTCCCGCCATGCCGAAGCGTTTCCTGTCCCTCGCATTCGCCCTGCTGCTCGCCGGCTGCGCCGGTGCACCTCCTGCTCCGACGCCTCCTTCACCTCCTCAGGTGCCGACCCCGGTGGTCGAGGTGCTCGATTTCGAGACCCCGGTGATCCAGGATCGTGCGCCTGCGCGGCGCTACTCCGCCGAAGAGGGGCGTGCTCTCGAACGACGCAGCGGCTATCGCGTCGACCACTCGGTGCGCAGTGCCGGGGTCAACCAGCGGGTTCGCTATCTGGTGATCCACTATACCGGCGGTGACGACGCCGCTGCGCTGCGCGCCCTCACCGGCAGCCAGGTGGGGACCCACTACCTGGTGCTCGACCAGCCTGGCGAGTTCCAGCAGCAGCCGGTGGTGCTGCAGCTCGCCGACGAGTCGATGCGGGCGTGGCATGCCGGTGTCAGCGCCTGGGGGGACCGGGAAGGGCTCAACGACACCTCGATCGGCATCGAGATCGTCAACCCGGGCTTCACCCAGACCCCGAGCGGGCTGAGCTGGTCGCCGTTCTCGGAGTCGCAGATCCAACTGGTGATCGCGCTGGCCAAGGACATCGTCCAGCGCTATGACATCGAGCCTACCAATGTGGTCGCCCACTCCGATATCTCGCCCGGGCGCAAGCTCGATCCGGGGCCGTTCTTCCCCTGGCAGCGCCTCGCCCAGGCGGGCGTTGGCGCCTGGCCCGAGCGCGCCACGGTGGCCCGCTACCTGAACCAGTTCTCCAACGGTCGTGTTCCCAGCGTGCGTGCGCTCCAGCAGGGCCTTGCGCGCTATGGCTATCGGCTCGAGCAGACCGGGCGCATGGACGATCAGACCCTGCGGGTGCTGAAGAGCTTCCAGATGCGCTTCAGGCCGACCGACCACACCGGCTTCTACGACGCCGAGAGCGCGGCGATCCTGTTCGCCTTGATCGAGAAGTACCACGGTCCTGCTCAAGCTGGAGCGATCCTCGCCAGCAGCTAG
- a CDS encoding DUF3100 domain-containing protein — protein sequence MSSITQSAQAHSLSGRGLRLFLLALAITIVADLIGAVRIPLGIGQVVLLPMVWALLIGAALGVWHTRLPRPTQVDLPLQYLAAAVLQPALLLFIAKLGLLVGGSLPRLADAGWALALQEVGNVIGCVLLAMPVALLLGIKREAIGATFSIGREPGLAIIGERFGMNSAEGRGVLAEYITGTLIGAIFISLFAGFVASLGIFHPIALGMGAGVGSGSMTAAAVGAIAAQHPEVADEVATFAAAANLIATTIGTYFTLFISLPLAVWTYNKLEPLIGRRAHQPHRPAAEVDESVVHEVPALGYGQRLLAWLMVGLMVLVGNWIGFSVPMLEALPGVALILIAVVIGDALYHGTRRLLPAVCWVSLVAMAMTFPATPFSAEISALTAKVNFLAMVTPMLTFAGLSLAKDIPAFRQLGWRIVVVSLLANAGVFLGATLIAQFFAHSL from the coding sequence ATGAGTTCCATCACCCAGAGCGCCCAGGCGCACTCCCTCTCTGGGCGGGGGCTGCGTCTTTTCCTGCTCGCACTGGCGATCACGATAGTCGCCGATTTGATCGGTGCGGTGAGGATTCCCCTCGGCATCGGTCAGGTGGTGCTGCTGCCGATGGTCTGGGCACTGTTGATCGGCGCCGCGCTGGGTGTTTGGCATACTCGCCTGCCGCGCCCGACGCAGGTCGACCTACCGCTTCAGTATCTTGCCGCCGCAGTGCTCCAACCAGCGCTGCTGCTGTTCATCGCCAAGCTCGGCCTGCTGGTCGGCGGCTCGCTGCCCAGGCTCGCCGATGCCGGCTGGGCGCTGGCGCTGCAGGAGGTCGGCAATGTGATCGGCTGCGTGCTGCTGGCGATGCCGGTGGCGCTGCTGCTCGGGATCAAACGCGAGGCGATCGGCGCGACTTTCTCGATCGGTCGCGAGCCGGGACTGGCGATCATCGGCGAGCGCTTCGGGATGAACTCCGCTGAAGGCCGCGGCGTACTCGCCGAGTACATCACCGGCACTCTGATCGGTGCGATCTTCATCTCGCTGTTCGCCGGCTTCGTCGCCAGCCTCGGCATCTTCCATCCCATCGCTCTGGGCATGGGTGCGGGAGTGGGCTCGGGCAGCATGACCGCCGCCGCAGTGGGCGCCATCGCCGCCCAGCACCCCGAGGTGGCCGACGAGGTGGCGACCTTCGCCGCCGCCGCCAACCTGATCGCGACGACCATCGGCACCTATTTCACTCTGTTCATCTCGCTGCCGCTGGCGGTGTGGACCTACAACAAGCTCGAACCGCTGATCGGGCGTCGCGCCCATCAGCCGCACCGGCCCGCAGCCGAGGTCGATGAGAGCGTGGTCCACGAAGTACCGGCGCTCGGCTACGGCCAGCGCCTGCTCGCCTGGCTGATGGTCGGCCTGATGGTGCTGGTAGGCAACTGGATCGGCTTCAGCGTGCCGATGCTCGAGGCACTGCCCGGTGTGGCACTGATCCTGATCGCCGTGGTGATCGGCGATGCGCTCTATCACGGTACCCGGCGCTTGCTGCCCGCCGTCTGCTGGGTCTCGCTGGTAGCGATGGCGATGACCTTCCCGGCGACGCCGTTCTCGGCCGAGATCAGCGCATTGACCGCCAAGGTCAACTTCCTCGCCATGGTCACCCCGATGCTGACCTTCGCCGGGCTTTCGCTGGCCAAGGACATTCCCGCCTTCCGCCAGCTGGGCTGGCGGATCGTGGTGGTATCGCTGCTGGCCAACGCAGGGGTCTTCCTCGGCGCCACGCTGATCGCCCAGTTCTTCGCCCACTCGCTCTGA
- a CDS encoding MFS transporter, protein MPMERHERLADSSRMEPVLAEVGAGFMLRYTIASFGLFLAVMTPVTITMAIRVAELDPTGKAVSLGFILGAGALVAMVANPLFGQLSDRTRSRFGRRRPWMFGGLLVGVLGLAGIGASTSLWWVGVLWCVVQAGLNATLSALIAVIPDRVPEQQRGRVSAFYGMSSNVAVFSGAAIVDLVGAEGMAMFLVPALIGLGCMLLFALRYPEPEVAGLAPPKPFSTLGMLRDFWLDPRQHPDFAWAWVSRFLLFIGGAMLMTYQVYYLTDVLGIDALDIGRRVFVSSLVMGGCMMLASFISGWLSDRSRRRKPFVLLAGLVYAAGLGILTVTSSFTGFLAAIVVSSLGFGVYLAVDQALVVDILPNREQDAAKNMGILNIANAAPQSLAPAVAPLFLAIGGGGNYVALFITAAALALVGALAILPVKGVR, encoded by the coding sequence ATGCCGATGGAGCGGCACGAGAGATTAGCGGATAGCTCCCGCATGGAGCCGGTGCTGGCCGAGGTTGGCGCGGGCTTCATGCTGCGCTACACGATCGCCTCGTTCGGGCTTTTCCTCGCCGTGATGACCCCGGTGACGATCACCATGGCAATCCGCGTCGCCGAGCTCGACCCGACTGGTAAAGCAGTCAGCCTCGGGTTCATTCTCGGTGCCGGTGCGCTAGTGGCGATGGTGGCCAATCCGCTGTTCGGCCAGCTCTCGGATCGTACCCGCTCGCGCTTCGGGCGACGACGCCCGTGGATGTTCGGTGGCCTGCTGGTGGGGGTGTTGGGGCTCGCCGGAATCGGTGCGAGCACATCGCTCTGGTGGGTCGGGGTGCTCTGGTGCGTGGTCCAGGCCGGGCTCAATGCCACGCTTTCCGCGCTGATCGCGGTGATTCCCGACCGGGTGCCGGAACAGCAGCGCGGGCGGGTCTCGGCGTTCTATGGCATGTCTTCCAACGTCGCGGTGTTTTCCGGAGCGGCGATCGTCGACTTGGTCGGTGCCGAAGGCATGGCGATGTTCCTGGTCCCGGCGCTGATCGGGCTCGGATGCATGCTCCTGTTCGCCCTTCGCTACCCCGAGCCCGAGGTGGCCGGGCTGGCGCCACCCAAACCATTCTCGACGCTCGGGATGCTGCGCGATTTCTGGCTCGATCCCAGGCAGCATCCCGATTTCGCCTGGGCCTGGGTGAGCCGCTTTTTGCTGTTCATCGGTGGGGCGATGTTGATGACCTATCAGGTCTACTACCTCACCGACGTGCTCGGCATCGATGCGCTGGACATCGGCCGGCGGGTGTTCGTTTCCTCGCTGGTGATGGGCGGCTGCATGATGCTGGCTTCATTCATCTCCGGCTGGCTTTCCGACCGCTCGCGCCGACGCAAGCCGTTCGTGCTGCTCGCCGGGCTGGTCTACGCCGCGGGCCTTGGCATTCTCACCGTGACCAGCAGCTTCACCGGCTTCCTGGCCGCGATCGTGGTCTCATCGCTCGGCTTTGGCGTCTATCTCGCCGTCGACCAGGCACTGGTGGTCGATATCCTGCCGAATCGCGAGCAGGACGCGGCGAAGAACATGGGTATCCTCAACATCGCCAACGCCGCGCCCCAGTCGCTGGCGCCGGCGGTGGCCCCGCTGTTCCTCGCCATCGGCGGCGGCGGCAACTACGTTGCCCTGTTCATCACCGCCGCTGCGCTGGCGTTGGTCGGTGCGCTTGCGATCCTGCCGGTAAAGGGCGTTCGGTAG